ATTTTTCCAGAGTATGGATAACCCAAAGCTCTTCCGCCGTTTTCGCTCATACCTCAACAGCTACACCTATATGATCAAGGATGGCCATGATTAAGAAACTCCTCTTTATGTTGCTGTTTTTCTTCATCCCACTGGTGCTCGGCATTGCCCTGGCCCAGCAGGCCTTTGATGGCTCCTCCTTTGAGGCGGGGCGTGTTGCCTGGAACAGTGAAGAAAACCCCATGGGCATCAGCTGCGCTGGGTGTCACTTCGAGGGCTATGACGTGGTATCCCGTGGCAGTTTTCCCAGGCATAACTCCCTTGCGGATCAGCATATGACCCTGCTGGAATCCATTGAATACTGCATGCGCCACCATCAGCATCTTGATGTGCCCGACAATAATGATCTCTACGCGCTCTTTCAGCATCTGAGTATCCTGCAGGAAAACTACGAGCTGAATCTTTTTTTGCGCCAGCGCAACTGAAGCTGACCCATGCTCCCACTGGAAGTCATGATCACGTTCAGCGTGGCAGCGCTGGTGCTGGCACTGGTCCCCGGTCCCGATAACTTTTATGTGCTTTCGGTATCGGCCCTGCAGGGCCGGGTGTCAGGCTACTGCGTTATCCTGGGCCTCTGCACCGGCCTGATTCTGCACAGCATGGCGGTGGCCCTGGGTGCCGCCGTGATCTTTCAGACCTCCGCCCTGGCCTTTACCTTGTTGAAGTACTGCGGGGCGGCCTATCTGGTGTACCTGGCATGGCAGGCCTTCCGGTCGCGGGGAGAGGGGAATGGGTGCGTGTCGGTGCCCCGTGCACGCCTGCGTTCGCTCTATACGCGCGGAATTCTCATGAATATCTCCAATCCCAAGGTATCGCTTTTCTTTCTGGCCTTTCTGCCACAATTTGCCGACCCTGCCCGAGGCTCCATTCCACTGCAGATAGTGTTGCTTGGCGGCCTTTTTATCCTCTCCACCATTTTGGTTTTCGGTGCCATTGCCAGCCTGGCCGGAGCGGCAGGTGCCTGCCTCGGGCGCAGGCCAGGATTGTACGCCATAACCAGGAATATGGCGGCCCTGGTCTTTCTGGCGCTGGCAGCGCGGCTGATCACCGCCCAGCGCTGACAGACTGCTGTCAGTACTGATCCCTGGAGCAGCTTTTTCATCAATTGAAACAAATACACTTTTTTTCTTGGCGTAACTGTAGTAAGCAACAGAAAATTGACTGGATCATAGTTTTCTCATCGGGGGATTTCATGCTTGAATCGATGTTTCGACTCTCCGCAAACAAGACCAATGTTCGACAGGAGCTCATGGCTGGCGTAACGACCTTTGTCACCATGGGCTATATCATTTTCGTCAACCCGGCCATGCTCTCTGACGCGGGCATGAACTTCAACGCGGTTCTCTTTGCCACCTGTGTTTCCGCCGCCATAGCCACCATTCTCATGGGTCTCTACGCCAATTACCCCTTCGCTCTGGCTCCCGGAATGGGCATCAACGCCTATTTCACCTACGGCGTTGTGCTGGGGATGGGGTACGACTGGCAGACGGCCCTTGGCGCTGTTTTCATCTCGGGTGTGGCCTTTATCATTCTGACTCTCATCAAGGCCCGCGAGCTGATAATGAATGCCATCCCCAAAGGCATCAAAGTCGGCACGGTTTTGGGGATCGGCCTGTTTATCGCCTTTATCGGACTGAAAAACGCTGGCATCATCGTCAAACATCCCGCCACCATGGTCACCATCGGCAGTATCACCCAGCCTGCGGTTCTGGTGGCGATCTTCGGACTGCTTCTCATTGCCGTGCTGGTCAGCCGCAAAATCAAAGGCGCGATTCTCTGGGGAATACTGGCATCAACCCTCCTGGCGATCATGACAGGTGTCTCCAATGCGCCCACCGCCGTCTTCGGCGTTCCCACGCTCTCGGACGTCTCCATGACCTTCTTCCAGATGGATATCAAGGCGGCGATCACCATTGGACTGCTGGAAATTATTTTCGTCTTCCTCTTTGTGGATATCTTCGACTCCATCGGAACCATGACCGGCCTGAGCAAGCAGGCGGGGTACCTGGATGCCAATGGCAAGCTGCCCCGTGCCGACAAAGCGCTCATGGCTGACGGCGTGGGCACCACCGTTGGCGCCTGCCTCGGAACCAGCACGGTTACCGCCTATATTGAAAGTGCTTCCGGTATTGCCGAAGGCGGGCGTACGGGGCTGACCGCCGTAGTGGTGGGCGTGCTCTTTCTGCTGGCACTCTTTTTCACACCGATTATCGGCGCGGTGCCCGCAGTTGCCACAGCGCCAGCGCTAATTATCGTCGGCGCGCTCATGCTGCAGAATGTGCGTGATCTGGACTTTGATGACATGAGCGAGGTCATCCCCGCCTTTCTGACCATGATCATGATGCCCCTGACCTTCAGCATCGCCACTGGACTGGCCTTCGGCTTTATCTCCTACCCCATCATCAAGGCCCTCAGCGGCAAGCTGCGGGATGTCTCCTTCATGGTGTGGATCCTGGGAGCCCTGTTTGTCCTGCGCTTTATCTTCCTGGCGGAATAAGGGAAATTCGGAGGGGGCAGTTGTATATCAACGTCAGTGTATTCGACACAGTCAGCGGTGAACTGACACGCGGCGGCCAGGAGCTGCTGCAGAACTGGGATGCCAACCCCAACGCCATCATCTGGATGGATCTGATCAAGGTTGACCCCGGATTGGAGAGCCAGCTCCTGGAGGACTACTTTCAGTTTCACCCCCTGGCTATTGAGGATACCCTGCGCAAGAACCACCAGCCCAAGCTGGAAGTTTTCTCCGACCATGTCTTTTTTATTCTGCGTGGCGTCATCGCCGGCGAAGAGCCTCTCAGCTTCACCTATCAGCAACTGGCCATGTTTGTGGCGCCACGTTTTATCGTGACGCGCCACCAGGGCCAGATGAGCAGCGCCAGCGCCGCCCAGTGGGGCTATCTCATGTCCAGTCGCAGCGCGCTGGAGCGTGGTACTTCCTATATCGCCATTATGCTGGCCACCATCATCACCGAGCAGTACCTGCCCCTGGTTCAGGAGCTTGAGGAACGCCT
This portion of the Desulfurispirillum indicum S5 genome encodes:
- a CDS encoding LysE family translocator; the protein is MLPLEVMITFSVAALVLALVPGPDNFYVLSVSALQGRVSGYCVILGLCTGLILHSMAVALGAAVIFQTSALAFTLLKYCGAAYLVYLAWQAFRSRGEGNGCVSVPRARLRSLYTRGILMNISNPKVSLFFLAFLPQFADPARGSIPLQIVLLGGLFILSTILVFGAIASLAGAAGACLGRRPGLYAITRNMAALVFLALAARLITAQR
- a CDS encoding NCS2 family permease, whose amino-acid sequence is MLESMFRLSANKTNVRQELMAGVTTFVTMGYIIFVNPAMLSDAGMNFNAVLFATCVSAAIATILMGLYANYPFALAPGMGINAYFTYGVVLGMGYDWQTALGAVFISGVAFIILTLIKARELIMNAIPKGIKVGTVLGIGLFIAFIGLKNAGIIVKHPATMVTIGSITQPAVLVAIFGLLLIAVLVSRKIKGAILWGILASTLLAIMTGVSNAPTAVFGVPTLSDVSMTFFQMDIKAAITIGLLEIIFVFLFVDIFDSIGTMTGLSKQAGYLDANGKLPRADKALMADGVGTTVGACLGTSTVTAYIESASGIAEGGRTGLTAVVVGVLFLLALFFTPIIGAVPAVATAPALIIVGALMLQNVRDLDFDDMSEVIPAFLTMIMMPLTFSIATGLAFGFISYPIIKALSGKLRDVSFMVWILGALFVLRFIFLAE
- the corA gene encoding magnesium/cobalt transporter CorA; its protein translation is MYINVSVFDTVSGELTRGGQELLQNWDANPNAIIWMDLIKVDPGLESQLLEDYFQFHPLAIEDTLRKNHQPKLEVFSDHVFFILRGVIAGEEPLSFTYQQLAMFVAPRFIVTRHQGQMSSASAAQWGYLMSSRSALERGTSYIAIMLATIITEQYLPLVQELEERLEAIEDGMFVSPRDEHLNELLYYKRQLKKLRRSAAYQEYIFVRLREGGIPYFPRSLRHELNNAYENLERVGSLCTLYGDIANDLMNGYLSLSSHRLGSIMKILTIITAIFVPLTFLAGIYGMNFEYMPELSWKYAYFGVLGFMTAIALGLLWFFRRRKWL